Proteins from one Deinococcus sp. AB2017081 genomic window:
- a CDS encoding tetratricopeptide repeat protein: MRTTALTLALMLSAPALAQSQQAAQALYDQGKWQEAASAAAALNTSAGLALAAEATTGGASLVPDSQKKALFTKAQDYAKAAISRDPNNADAFFELARAQGRLAQFSGILQSLGLATDMKGNLDKALSLNPKMAGGYVALGLWNANLVAKGFIAVRASGADRNQIVPNFEKAIALEPNVAIHKIEYANALILQGKKAEAAAQLDRAVALPADTFWEKRDLEAAKATLAKLR, encoded by the coding sequence ATGCGAACGACTGCCCTGACCCTTGCCCTCATGTTGTCTGCTCCTGCCCTGGCCCAGAGCCAGCAGGCCGCCCAGGCCCTGTACGACCAGGGCAAGTGGCAGGAGGCCGCGTCGGCCGCCGCCGCCCTGAATACCAGCGCCGGTCTGGCGCTGGCGGCCGAGGCCACCACGGGCGGGGCCAGCCTGGTGCCCGACAGCCAGAAGAAGGCCCTGTTCACCAAAGCGCAGGACTATGCCAAGGCAGCGATCTCCCGCGATCCCAACAACGCCGACGCGTTTTTCGAACTCGCCCGCGCACAGGGCCGGCTCGCGCAGTTCAGCGGCATCCTGCAGAGCCTCGGCCTGGCGACCGACATGAAGGGCAACCTCGACAAGGCGCTGTCGCTGAATCCGAAGATGGCCGGCGGCTACGTGGCCCTGGGCCTGTGGAACGCGAACCTGGTGGCCAAGGGCTTCATCGCGGTGCGGGCCTCGGGGGCAGACCGCAACCAGATCGTCCCCAACTTTGAGAAGGCGATCGCTCTGGAACCGAACGTCGCCATCCACAAGATCGAGTACGCCAACGCCCTGATCCTCCAGGGCAAGAAGGCCGAAGCGGCGGCGCAGCTCGACCGGGCGGTCGCCCTGCCGGCCGACACCTTCTGGGAGAAGCGCGATCTGGAGGCGGCCAAGGCCACCCTGGCGAAGCTGCGCTGA
- a CDS encoding PhzF family phenazine biosynthesis isomerase yields the protein MIAYSEVWAFTPTPGQGNRAGVVLDAASLGDAELQALATFLDAPETVFVIRRGDGRVRVRYFTPTQEVEFCGHATVALGLMLAQAGLWQGEALELETLAGRVPLRLVSDAGVPVQVWMRQRRHETRAVPPAYRHRLAEALGISDRMIHRGLPLACASSGLWSVFVPLLDPVILDGLEPDFPAIETLSAELGVGSVYAYTPMGVNRFASRDFAPLVGIPEDPVTGSAAGAVMGLLAHHGRLPVRAGRACGVIYQGHALGSPGEVEVEIELEGTTVMGVHVGGCAVLGHEGHWRP from the coding sequence ATGATCGCGTACAGCGAGGTCTGGGCCTTCACGCCGACCCCCGGTCAGGGCAACCGTGCCGGGGTGGTGCTGGACGCCGCCTCGCTCGGCGACGCGGAACTGCAGGCACTGGCGACATTTCTGGATGCCCCGGAAACCGTGTTCGTGATCCGCCGGGGCGACGGCCGCGTGCGGGTGCGCTATTTCACCCCAACCCAGGAGGTCGAGTTCTGCGGCCACGCGACGGTGGCCCTGGGCCTGATGCTCGCTCAGGCCGGCCTGTGGCAGGGCGAGGCGCTGGAACTGGAGACCCTGGCCGGCCGCGTCCCGCTGCGGCTCGTCAGCGACGCGGGCGTGCCCGTCCAGGTGTGGATGCGCCAGCGCCGCCATGAGACCCGCGCGGTTCCGCCCGCGTACCGACACCGCCTGGCCGAGGCCCTGGGCATCAGCGACCGCATGATCCACCGTGGCCTGCCCCTGGCATGCGCGAGCAGCGGCCTGTGGTCGGTCTTCGTGCCACTGCTCGACCCGGTGATCCTCGACGGGCTCGAACCGGATTTCCCGGCGATCGAGACGCTGAGCGCGGAACTGGGGGTCGGCTCGGTGTATGCGTACACGCCGATGGGGGTGAACCGCTTCGCGTCGAGGGATTTCGCTCCGCTGGTGGGAATCCCGGAAGACCCGGTGACCGGCAGCGCGGCCGGGGCCGTCATGGGGCTGCTGGCGCACCACGGTCGCCTGCCGGTGCGGGCTGGCCGGGCCTGCGGCGTGATCTACCAGGGCCACGCCCTGGGATCCCCCGGCGAGGTCGAGGTCGAGATCGAGCTGGAGGGCACCACGGTCATGGGTGTCCACGTCGGTGGCTGCGCGGTGCTGGGGCACGAGGGACACTGGCGGCCGTAG